The following proteins are encoded in a genomic region of Sesamum indicum cultivar Zhongzhi No. 13 linkage group LG8, S_indicum_v1.0, whole genome shotgun sequence:
- the LOC105169092 gene encoding uncharacterized protein LOC105169092 isoform X2 yields MTDEQSSPSLPQTSQLSQNQCPDFLERPSKLPRIDGRDFPDGGEEEEEEREFVERNMQSTNPGIQRYLVAIEYIGSRFSGAQKQSTCRTVVGVLEDAGVHALSNVCHVDVERISKRKPGEVLPPHDPSVVKRAVNHFLQKNEGDIMVIDVRCVPSDFHSRYKAQERTYFYRLLSGKEPLSTFEKDRAWHVPEDLDLLAMQKACQVLVGRHDFSSFRAAGCQAKSPIRTLEELTITEVASSPYFPSILEREQSNYAKTETDSPCVPGMHNQHKIENPGDLTIHGFGVRQRHRCFVVTARACSFLYHQVRLLVGVLKSVGTGDLTVSDVKRILEAKTISAASPMAPACGLYLGHVKYDLPSDV; encoded by the exons ATGACAGACGAGCAATCATCTCCGTCTCTTCCGCAGACTTCCCAGTTATCGCAAAATCAATGTCCTGATTTCCTCGAGCGTCCCTCGAAACTGCCCAGAATCGACGGCCGAGATTTCCCCGACGGCggggaagaagaggaagaagagagagaattcGTTGAGAGGAATATGCAGAGCACGAATCCCGGGATTCAGAGATATTTAGTCGCGATTGAGTATATTGGTTCTAGATTTTCTGGTGCGCAAAAGCAGTCCACTTGCAGAACCGTTGTTGGTGTGCTCGAG GATGCCGGGGTTCATGCACTATCAAATGTATGTCATGTAGATGTTGAGAGGATAAGCAAAAGAAAACCTGGTGAAGTG TTACCACCTCATGACCCTTCTGTGGTGAAAAGAGCTgttaatcattttttacaG AAGAACGAAGGTGATATTATGGTGATTGATGTGCGATGTGTTCCATCTGATTTTCATTCTCGATATAAAGCTCAGGAACGCAC GTACTTCTACAGATTGTTGTCTGGGAAGGAGCCTTTGTCTACCTTTGAGAAAGACCGGGCTTGGCATGTACCTGAAGATCTTGATCTTTTAGCTATGCAG AAGGCATGCCAAGTACTTGTTGGACGCCATGATTTTAGTTCTTTTAGGGCTGCTGGCTGCCAG GCTAAGTCACCCATTAGAACTCTAGAGGAATTAACTATTACTGAGGTTGCATCAAGCCCATATTTTCCTTCAATCTTGGAGagagaacaaagcaattatgCCAAAACAGAAACTGATTCTCCTTGTGTTCCTGGCATGCATAATCAACATAAGATAGAAAATCCTGGTGACCTGACTATTCATGGATTCGGTGTACGGCAACGGCATCGTTGCTTTGTGGTTACTGCACGAGCATGCTCCTTCCTTTACCATCAG GTTAGATTGCTTGTTGGGGTTCTGAAATCAGTGGGCACTGGTGATCTCACAGTTTCTGATG TTAAACGAATCCTGGAAGCAAAGACTATAAGTGCTGCAAGTCCTATGGCCCCTGCATGTGGACTCTACCTTGGACATGTGAAGTATGACCTCCCTTCAGATGTATGA
- the LOC105169093 gene encoding uncharacterized protein LOC105169093 — MKRKRGNKKGRAKKPKLVSTNEVASNVVSLNTEENSGVDEFDNEEIDSGMDAETEATPSPSGTSQPEVLANVNSVGRPINSTFGRAVYTRVKVKIKTSKNLESQHTSSDAPTQSDTDKSSQQVGSEKQGGPSEKMEDSANSLSETNGGVSGNTLKKSMGIKIKPSRGLGSSSMSPCSNTEPVKTDTTEKKDAESHHQESRYNEQELKASLEVIRKVMKMDAAEPFNVPVNPVALGIPDYFDVIDTPMDFGTICSNLEKGVKYKNSEDVFKDVQYIWDNCYRYNNKGDYIVELMKRVKKNFTKYWTTAGLFNDQPQETSGLEGNPVAELTPSSEGNTPVNGGALMLSGKKFHGLKKHKEGCQCAICVMMRRRQEREEIARMLGGQTEGSEDSQGEDIKPEGIAHGESPFGEYASSNIENSPEADTDIERKGQEMKLGHIRNFYAQQNGDDVKLAGTHEGSQDFQLSHRSGDENGLHYQTPRIGSGGSISNETQKELSKQNEDGSAAGDQQRSKELLDKNQRAKMLENLHYLENPMLLELYGTLFTDNSSSFWNGPHSLVDHNRVSKRRSSLHSAISSFMK, encoded by the exons ATGAAGCGAAAGCGTGGAAACAAGAAAGGAAGAGCCAAGAAACCAAAGTTGGTTAGCACAAATGAGGTGGCATCAAATGTTGTTAGTTTAAATACAGAAGAAAACTCTGGTGTGGATGAGTTTGACAATGAAGAAATTGACTCTGGAATGGATGCGGAGACTGAGGCAACGCCATCCCCATCTGGAACTAGTCAACCAGAAGTACTTGCTAATGTTAATTCTGTAGGACGACCAATTAATAGCACTTTTGGTAGAGCAGTATATACACGGGTAAAAGTGAAAATCAAGACCTCAAAAAATTTGGAATCTCAACACACTTCTTCAGATGCTCCAACTCAAAGTGATACTGATAAGAGCAGCCAGCAAGTGGGTTCTGAAAAGCAGGGAGGTCCTAGCGAGAAAATGGAGGATAGTGCCAACTCTTTATCTGAGACTAATGGAGGAGTTTCTGGGAATACATTGAAAAAGTCTATGGGTATAAAGATTAAACCATCTAGGGGATTAGGTTCTTCAAGTATGAGCCCATGTAGCAATACTGAGCCGGTCAAGACAGATACGACAGAGAAGAAAGATGCTGAATCGCATCATCAGGAGTCAAGATACAACGAACAAGAACTGAAAGCTTCATTAGAG GTAATAAGAAAGGTTATGAAGATGGATGCAGCGGAGCCCTTCAATGTCCCCGTCAATCCCGTTGCTCTTGGAATACCG GACTACTTTGATGTCATCGATACACCTATGGATTTCGGTACAATATGCAGTAACCTTGAAAAAGGTGTGAAGTACAAGAACTCAGAGGACGTTTTCAAAGATGTGCAGTATATATGGGATAACTGTTACAGGTACAATAATAAAGGTGATTATATTGTGGAGCTTATGAAGCGGGTGAAGAAAAACTTCACCAAGTATTGGACAACAGCTGGTTTATTCAATGATCAACCCCAGGAAACTAGTG GTCTGGAAGGCAATCCAGTAGCAGAGCTTACCCCTTCGAGTGAAGGGAACACACCAGTGAATGGTGGTGCTTTGATGCTTTCAGGCAAAAAGTTCCACGG ACTTAAGAAGCACAAGGAAGGTTGCCAATGTGCTATATGTGTAATGATGCGGCGCAGGCAAGAGCGAGAAGAGATTGCTCGTATGCTGGGAGGACAAACTGAAGGTAGTGAAGACTCGCAGGGTGAAGATATTAAGCCAGAG GGGATTGCGCACGGCGAAAGTCCCTTTGGTGAGTATGCTTCCTCAAATATAGAGAACTCCCCAGAAGCAGATACTGATATTGAACGGAAAGGCCAAGAGATGAAATTGGGACATATCAGAAATTTCTATGCTCAGCAGAATGGGGATGATGTTAAACTTGCAGGAACACATGAGGGTTCTCAGGATTTTCAGTTAAGTCATAGATCTGGAGATGAGAATGGTCTACATTATCAGACACCACGTATTGGCTCAGGTGGCAGCATATCAAATGAGACTCAGAAAGAATTGTCTAAGCAGAACGAGGATGGAAGTGCTGCAGGTGACCAACAGAGGTCGAAG GAGTTATTGGACAAGAATCAGAGAGCTAAAATGTTGGAGAATCTCCATTATCTGGAGAATCCAATGCTTTTGGAGTTATACGGGACCCTCTTTACCGACAATTCCAGCTCTTTCTGGAATGGACCTCATTCTTTGGTTGATCACAACAGGGTTTCCAAACGGAGGAGTTCCCTTCATTCCgctatttcttcatttatgaAGTAG
- the LOC105169091 gene encoding uncharacterized protein LOC105169091 isoform X3 gives MGKDGIPSNSISSVSAASDTVSGSKVVDQASALEHGVYYPATSCYDYYYPGYNCTFAQSDDKGYFNAAGGSYRGIQSDNTSLLYYLPGYSYATGYMGVDGKPTYASSEYLQQPCSYGSEAFPCYSYDSTYSGSGSTGKAAGSDSVKSSGHNIAKTNTNLSSKTSALPYNSKVQQPANVSKSVYQNQPLKSLNKLGGGFQSTGLMKGFHPATKFSSFANRNSGVFMQYGPVHYQSNGRVWNNNYRYRSRESFGRNAEFEALTELTRGPRSDSRNNTPKVSAEGRTGLPIDTDKYNLNEFQIEYDDAKFYIIKSYSEDDVHKCIKYDVWSSTPNGNRKLDAAFREADAKTSETGTKCPVFLFFSVNGSGQFVGVAEMVGQVDFSKNMDFWQLDKWNGFFPIKWHIIKDVPNALLKHIILENNENRPVTYSRDTQEIGLKQGLEMLSIFKTHSGKTSVLDDFNFYEDREKSLKAKRNSRTASQTNGFQYGDRKKHSEGGKGIIREQPTKTNEPDPSSLISLTKNLSLNSQPLKSSI, from the exons GATACAATTGTACCTTTGCACAGTCAGATGACAAAGGCTATTTTAATGCGGCTGGTGGTTCTTACAGA GGCATTCAGTCAGATAATACTTCCCTCCTTTATTACCTTCCTGGCTATTCTTATGCAACTGGATATATGGGGGTTGATGGAAAGCCTACTTACGCATCATCCGAGTATCTTCAGCAGCCCTGCTCATATGGATCAGAAGCCTTTCCGTGCTACTCATATGATTCAACTTATTCTGGAAGTGGTTCAACTGGCAAAGCTGCTGGATCCGACTCTGTGAAGTCAAGTGGACATAACATTGCTAAAACAAATACCAATCTCTCAAGCAAGACTTCAGCATTGCcatataattcaaaagttcAACAGCCGGCTAATGTTTCAAAGTCTGTTTATCAAAATCAGCCTCTAAAGTCACTGAATAAG TTAGGAGGTGGTTTCCAGTCCACTGGCCTCATGAAGGGATTTCACCCTGCTACTAAGTTCTCATCATTTGCAAACCGAAACTCTGGTGTTTTTATGCAATATGGTCCAGTGCATTACCAATCAAATGGTAGAGTATGGAACAACAATTACAGGTACAGGTCACGAGAAAGTTTTGGGAGAAATGCAGAATTCGAAGCGTTAACAGAGTTAACTCGTGGCCCCAGGTCTGACAGTAGGAACAATACCCCAAAGGTGTCCGCTGAGGGACGGACCGGGCTGCCTATTGATACAGataaatataacttaaatGAATTTCAGATAGAATATGATGATGCAAAGTTCTATATTATAAAGTCGTACAGTGAGGATGATGTTCACAAATGCATCAAATATGATGTTTGGTCAAGCACTCCAAACGGAAACAGGAAATTAGATGCTGCTTTCCGCGAGGCAGATGCTAAAACAAGTGAAACAGGCACAAAGTGTCCcgtatttctatttttttca GTGAACGGTAGTGGACAGTTTGTGGGAGTTGCCGAGATGGTCGGACAGGTTGATTTCAGCAAAAATATGGACTTTTGGCAGCTTGATAAGTGGAATGGTTTCTTTCCTATTAAGTGGCACATAATTAAAGATGTCCCCAATGCACTATTGAAACACATCATCCTTGAGAACAATGAAAATAGGCCTGTAACTTACAGCAGGGATACCCAGGAg ATTGGATTGAAACAAGGGTTAGAAATGCTGAGCATTTTCAAGACTCACTCTGGAAAGACATCTGTACTAGACgacttcaatttttatgaagaCCGTGAAAAGTCACTCAAAGCAAAGAGGAACTCCAGAACAGCTTCTCAGACCAATGGTTTTCAATATGGTGACCGTAAG AAGCATTCGGAGGGAGGAAAAGGGATAATCCGAGAACAACCCACAAAGACGAATGAGCCAGATCCATCATCTCTCATCTCTCTTACCAAGAACCTCTCACTCAATTCTCAGCCACTGAAGAGCAGTATATAG
- the LOC105169092 gene encoding uncharacterized protein LOC105169092 isoform X1 produces the protein MTDEQSSPSLPQTSQLSQNQCPDFLERPSKLPRIDGRDFPDGGEEEEEEREFVERNMQSTNPGIQRYLVAIEYIGSRFSGAQKQSTCRTVVGVLEDAFEKFIGQPVSIFCSSRTDAGVHALSNVCHVDVERISKRKPGEVLPPHDPSVVKRAVNHFLQKNEGDIMVIDVRCVPSDFHSRYKAQERTYFYRLLSGKEPLSTFEKDRAWHVPEDLDLLAMQKACQVLVGRHDFSSFRAAGCQAKSPIRTLEELTITEVASSPYFPSILEREQSNYAKTETDSPCVPGMHNQHKIENPGDLTIHGFGVRQRHRCFVVTARACSFLYHQVRLLVGVLKSVGTGDLTVSDVKRILEAKTISAASPMAPACGLYLGHVKYDLPSDV, from the exons ATGACAGACGAGCAATCATCTCCGTCTCTTCCGCAGACTTCCCAGTTATCGCAAAATCAATGTCCTGATTTCCTCGAGCGTCCCTCGAAACTGCCCAGAATCGACGGCCGAGATTTCCCCGACGGCggggaagaagaggaagaagagagagaattcGTTGAGAGGAATATGCAGAGCACGAATCCCGGGATTCAGAGATATTTAGTCGCGATTGAGTATATTGGTTCTAGATTTTCTGGTGCGCAAAAGCAGTCCACTTGCAGAACCGTTGTTGGTGTGCTCGAG gatgcgtttgaaaaatttattggaCAGCCAGTTTCCATTTTTTGCTCGAGTCGGACT GATGCCGGGGTTCATGCACTATCAAATGTATGTCATGTAGATGTTGAGAGGATAAGCAAAAGAAAACCTGGTGAAGTG TTACCACCTCATGACCCTTCTGTGGTGAAAAGAGCTgttaatcattttttacaG AAGAACGAAGGTGATATTATGGTGATTGATGTGCGATGTGTTCCATCTGATTTTCATTCTCGATATAAAGCTCAGGAACGCAC GTACTTCTACAGATTGTTGTCTGGGAAGGAGCCTTTGTCTACCTTTGAGAAAGACCGGGCTTGGCATGTACCTGAAGATCTTGATCTTTTAGCTATGCAG AAGGCATGCCAAGTACTTGTTGGACGCCATGATTTTAGTTCTTTTAGGGCTGCTGGCTGCCAG GCTAAGTCACCCATTAGAACTCTAGAGGAATTAACTATTACTGAGGTTGCATCAAGCCCATATTTTCCTTCAATCTTGGAGagagaacaaagcaattatgCCAAAACAGAAACTGATTCTCCTTGTGTTCCTGGCATGCATAATCAACATAAGATAGAAAATCCTGGTGACCTGACTATTCATGGATTCGGTGTACGGCAACGGCATCGTTGCTTTGTGGTTACTGCACGAGCATGCTCCTTCCTTTACCATCAG GTTAGATTGCTTGTTGGGGTTCTGAAATCAGTGGGCACTGGTGATCTCACAGTTTCTGATG TTAAACGAATCCTGGAAGCAAAGACTATAAGTGCTGCAAGTCCTATGGCCCCTGCATGTGGACTCTACCTTGGACATGTGAAGTATGACCTCCCTTCAGATGTATGA
- the LOC110012474 gene encoding agamous-like MADS-box protein AGL14, whose translation MGRAKLNMELISKEKSRNITFKKRKEGLIRKMHEFTTLCDVSACMIIYGPKQDKGGSNDPEIWPQDLDEVRRIIDIYKSKNRDSGNKTFGLSDFFHDRKRKIEDELAKLRKKNMEAKYPTWLEFMNSRTEPHLRQFAAALRNKAEYLKSRIEFLKRSSKEGFSDMNMNMNNMNNGNMLDFAHSRLSQSHSFYTPGVRGIELEVINQQAIHYPTIDHLQELHSLNQNSMMMLLMNDNDHCVQLGGASTTGNIQCATSFKRQAVFYESTAGRGVVDPMICHSPRPLARYYAPTILPPVLPAVQVPPTTYMQCPAVPGVALPQLELSARENNDGGGQEEFVQYQMKNNWTRYYD comes from the coding sequence ATGGGACGAGCGAAACTGAACATGGAACTGATAAGCAAAGAGAAGTCGAGAAACATAACattcaagaaaaggaaagagggATTGATCAGGAAAATGCATGAGTTCACTACATTGTGCGATGTGAGTGCATGCATGATCATCTATGGTCCCAAGCAAGACAAGGGTGGATCAAACGACCCGGAAATCTGGCCTCAAGACCTCGACGAGGTACGTCGGATCATCGACATTTACAAGTCCAAGAACAGGGATTCCGGCAACAAGACATTCGGCCTGTCGGACTTCTTCCATGATCGTAAGAGGAAGATCGAGGACGAGCTTGCGAAACTACGCAAGAAAAACATGGAGGCCAAGTACCCGACTTGGCTCGAGTTCATGAACTCCAGGACAGAACCCCACTTGCGCCAGTTTGCTGCCGCATTGAGGAATAAAGCGGAGTACTTGAAATCTAGGATTGAATTCTTGAAGAGATCGAGCAAGGAAGGGTTTTCAGACATGAATATGAATATGAACAACATGAATAACGGCAACATGTTGGATTTTGCTCATTCGAGGTTGAGCCAATCACACAGCTTTTACACTCCGGGTGTGCGAGGGATAGAATTGGAAGTGATAAATCAGCAGGCCATTCACTACCCCACGATCGATCACCTCCAAGAATTGCATTCCCTCAACCAGAACTCCATGATGATGCTTCTGATGAACGACAATGATCACTGCGTGCAGTTGGGTGGCGCATCCACCACCGGGAACATCCAGTGCGCCACCTCGTTTAAGCGCCAGGCCGTTTTCTATGAGTCCACGGCCGGACGGGGCGTGGTTGACCCCATGATTTGCCACAGCCCGAGGCCGCTGGCAAGGTACTACGCCCCAACAATACTACCGCCTGTTCTGCCCGCGGTTCAGGTTCCGCCCACGACGTACATGCAGTGTCCAGCAGTGCCGGGGGTGGCACTGCCGCAGCTGGAGTTGTCGGCAAGGGAGAACAATGATGGTGGTGGACAAGAGGAGTTTGTGCAGTATCAGATGAAGAACAATTGGACAAGGTACTATGACTAG